The following proteins come from a genomic window of Paeniglutamicibacter kerguelensis:
- a CDS encoding long-chain-fatty-acid--CoA ligase, whose product MENNEMQPWVKNYQPGVPAQIDLPTESLTRMFEHAVAEAGDSPATEFFGRRTSYSELGRQVSRAAEGLRRLGVKAGDRVALILPNCPQHVVAFYAILRLGAVVVEHNPLYTSRELAGQFEDHQARVAIVWDKTAAAIKEFPEEIRPGHVISVNLLEAFPSVKRLALNLPVKSLRTTKDALTAPAPGTTPWKELLGRETLDVGHPHPDVQDLAVIQYTSGTTGRPKGAMLSHFNLHSNALQGEAWMPGAQPRKEIFYAVLPMFHAFGMTMYLTFGVRKQGLLVLFPKFDPDLILAAMKKSPVTIFSAVPPIYERTVHAAREKGISLRSAKYCISGAMNLPVDVAQLWESVAGGPLVEGYGMTETSPVALGNPLHSTRKAGTIGLPFPSTFIKVVELGNPEIDAAQGEPGELLVKGPQVFVGYWNNPAETDAVLLPGGWLRTGDVVTVDADGFATIVDRAKELIITGGFNVSPTEVESVLRQHPDVKDVAAVGLPLENGGETVVAAVELEPGATLDEAALREHCRGALAGYKVPKRIVAIDDLPRSMLGKILRKQVRDLVLPML is encoded by the coding sequence ATGGAGAACAATGAGATGCAGCCCTGGGTGAAGAACTACCAGCCGGGTGTCCCAGCGCAGATTGATCTCCCCACCGAATCGTTGACAAGGATGTTTGAGCACGCCGTCGCGGAGGCCGGCGACAGCCCGGCCACCGAATTCTTCGGTCGCCGCACCAGCTACTCGGAGTTGGGCAGGCAAGTATCCCGGGCCGCGGAAGGTCTGCGCCGTCTCGGCGTCAAGGCCGGGGACAGGGTCGCTCTGATCTTGCCGAATTGCCCCCAGCACGTCGTTGCCTTCTATGCGATCCTGCGCCTCGGCGCGGTGGTCGTCGAACATAACCCGCTTTACACGTCCCGAGAACTGGCCGGCCAATTCGAGGACCACCAGGCGCGGGTGGCAATCGTCTGGGACAAGACAGCGGCAGCGATCAAGGAATTCCCTGAGGAAATCCGGCCCGGCCACGTGATCTCCGTAAACCTGCTGGAAGCCTTCCCCTCCGTCAAGCGCCTGGCCCTGAACCTGCCCGTGAAGTCATTGCGCACCACCAAGGACGCGCTGACCGCACCGGCTCCGGGAACCACACCGTGGAAAGAACTGTTGGGGCGCGAGACACTCGATGTCGGCCACCCCCACCCCGACGTCCAGGACCTGGCCGTCATCCAGTACACCTCGGGAACCACCGGGCGTCCCAAGGGTGCGATGCTCAGCCACTTCAACCTCCACTCGAATGCCCTGCAGGGTGAAGCGTGGATGCCGGGTGCCCAGCCGCGCAAGGAAATCTTCTATGCGGTCCTGCCGATGTTCCATGCCTTTGGCATGACCATGTACCTGACATTCGGTGTGCGAAAACAGGGACTGCTCGTGCTCTTCCCGAAGTTCGACCCGGACCTGATCCTGGCAGCCATGAAGAAGTCCCCCGTGACGATCTTCAGCGCTGTGCCGCCGATCTACGAGCGCACGGTTCATGCCGCCCGGGAAAAGGGCATTTCACTGCGCTCGGCAAAGTACTGCATTTCCGGCGCCATGAACCTGCCGGTCGATGTTGCGCAGTTGTGGGAATCGGTCGCCGGGGGACCGTTGGTGGAAGGCTACGGGATGACCGAAACCTCTCCCGTGGCCCTGGGCAACCCGCTGCACAGCACGCGGAAGGCCGGAACCATCGGCCTGCCGTTCCCGTCAACCTTCATCAAGGTCGTGGAGCTGGGCAACCCGGAAATCGATGCCGCCCAGGGCGAGCCCGGCGAGCTGTTGGTCAAGGGGCCGCAGGTGTTCGTGGGTTACTGGAACAACCCCGCCGAAACCGACGCGGTGTTGCTTCCCGGCGGATGGCTGCGCACCGGGGACGTGGTCACGGTGGATGCCGACGGATTTGCGACGATCGTGGACCGGGCCAAGGAGCTGATCATCACCGGCGGATTCAATGTCTCGCCGACCGAGGTCGAATCGGTGCTGCGCCAGCACCCGGACGTCAAGGACGTGGCAGCGGTGGGCCTGCCCCTGGAAAACGGCGGGGAAACGGTGGTCGCCGCGGTGGAGCTTGAGCCCGGCGCAACCTTGGACGAAGCCGCCCTGCGTGAACACTGCCGCGGCGCGCTCGCCGGCTACAAGGTTCCCAAACGGATCGTGGCCATCGATGACCTGCCGCGCTCGATGCTCGGAAAGATCTTGCGCAAGCAGGTCCGGGACCTGGTCTTGCCGATGCTCTAG